The following proteins come from a genomic window of Takifugu rubripes chromosome 11, fTakRub1.2, whole genome shotgun sequence:
- the esamb gene encoding endothelial cell-selective adhesion molecule isoform X2 produces the protein MEMKARLGAMLLLIWTLQGDTQGVEIPRREMEVVKGQVAVLHAWYSPSSDISKNSVTWQFNTNGSKPVINFSSGQVGYGQNEFAKRVGFSVTMPSANLSFYINDTQEADSGLYSCIVIIPGAPTIYGHIQLDVKVPPSPPVCTLAGNPVVKGNVTLSCKSGQGKPVPQYKWTKAAPVSEVFFSPMQNERHGTLRLSNLTKGMSGKYTCRASNTAGTDSCSINLEVITSSNGGVIAAATLGSIVGLVAMVLFLVFILRRRRDTEDEIANEIKEDALAPKRVSWAKSTTGSDVLSKNGTLSSIATSPRPRDPHHPHFHYPYSPTSASDSSVINAYQLRPGQANSLQGLPGYNVGGTPSRKHKRPSTNGGPPQLLRSPSVATANRTVGAQPQMPPLAASPQTSSSTLTRTGAVAVMVPAQSQAGSLV, from the exons ATGGAGATGAAGGCAAGACTCGGAGCCATGCTGCTGTTGATATGGACCCTTCAAG GTGACACTCAGGGGGTGGAGATCCCCAGACGAGAGATGGAGGTGGTCAAGGGCCAGGTCGCGGTGCTGCACGCCTGGTACAGCCCCAGCTCTGATATCTCCAAAAACTCCGTCACCTGGCAGTTCAATACAAATGGAAGCAAACCG GTGATCAACTTCAGCTCAGGTCAGGTCGGGTACGGCCAGAACGAGTTCGCTAAGAGAGTGGGCTTCAGCGTGACCATGCCCTCGGCGAACCTCTCCTTCTACATCAACGACACCCAGGAGGCCGACTCCGGACTCTACTCGTGCATCGTGATCATCCCCGGAGCGCCCACCATTTACGGGCATATACAGCTCGACGTCAAAG TCCCGCCCTCTCCTCCCGTCTGCACCCTGGCAGGAAACCCGGTGGTGAAGGGCAACGTGACTCTGAGCTGCAAGTCCGGTCAAGGGAAGCCCGTCCCGCAGTACAAGTGGACCAAGGCTGCGCCCGTGTCGGAGGTGTTCTTCTCCCCGATGCAGA ACGAGCGTCACGGCACCCTCAGACTGAGCAACCTCACTAAAGGCATGTCGGGGAAGTACACCTGCCGGGCCAGCAACACCGCCGGCACGGACAGCTGCTCCATTAACCTGGAGGTGATCACCT CGTCCAATGGAGGCGTGATTGCAGCGGCGACGCTGGGCTCGATCGTGGGACTGGTCGCCATGGTGCTGTTCCTCGTATTCATCCTGAGGAGGAGGCGCGACACCGAAGACGAGATCGCTAATGAGATCAA GGAGGACGCTCTGGCACCGAAGCGTGTATCCTGGGCGAAGAGTACCACCGGCTCGGATGTTTTATCCAAAAACGGCACGCTGTCCTCCATAGCCACCAGTCCCCGACCCCGTGACCCCCACCATCCGCACTTCCACTACCCATACTCCCCCACGTCGGCCTCAGACAGCTCGGTCATCAACGCCTACCAGCTACGACCCGGACAGGCCAACAGCCTCCAGGGACTTCCTGGTTATAACGTTGGCGGCACACCGTCCCGGAAACACAAACGACCCAGCACCAACGGCGGCCCCCCGCAGCTTTTACGGAGCCCATCGGTAGCCACCGCCAACAGGACTGTGGGGGCCCAACCACAGATGCCGCCCCTTGCTGCATCCCCACAGACCAGCTCCTCCACGCTGACGCGCACGGGAGCCGTGGCCGTCATGGTGCCCGCTCAGAGCCAGGCGGGGTCGCTGGTGTAG
- the esamb gene encoding endothelial cell-selective adhesion molecule isoform X1 — protein sequence MEMKARLGAMLLLIWTLQGDTQGVEIPRREMEVVKGQVAVLHAWYSPSSDISKNSVTWQFNTNGSKPVINFSSGQVGYGQNEFAKRVGFSVTMPSANLSFYINDTQEADSGLYSCIVIIPGAPTIYGHIQLDVKVPPSPPVCTLAGNPVVKGNVTLSCKSGQGKPVPQYKWTKAAPVSEVFFSPMQKWRSCPQPMLVFGFMDERHGTLRLSNLTKGMSGKYTCRASNTAGTDSCSINLEVITSSNGGVIAAATLGSIVGLVAMVLFLVFILRRRRDTEDEIANEIKEDALAPKRVSWAKSTTGSDVLSKNGTLSSIATSPRPRDPHHPHFHYPYSPTSASDSSVINAYQLRPGQANSLQGLPGYNVGGTPSRKHKRPSTNGGPPQLLRSPSVATANRTVGAQPQMPPLAASPQTSSSTLTRTGAVAVMVPAQSQAGSLV from the exons ATGGAGATGAAGGCAAGACTCGGAGCCATGCTGCTGTTGATATGGACCCTTCAAG GTGACACTCAGGGGGTGGAGATCCCCAGACGAGAGATGGAGGTGGTCAAGGGCCAGGTCGCGGTGCTGCACGCCTGGTACAGCCCCAGCTCTGATATCTCCAAAAACTCCGTCACCTGGCAGTTCAATACAAATGGAAGCAAACCG GTGATCAACTTCAGCTCAGGTCAGGTCGGGTACGGCCAGAACGAGTTCGCTAAGAGAGTGGGCTTCAGCGTGACCATGCCCTCGGCGAACCTCTCCTTCTACATCAACGACACCCAGGAGGCCGACTCCGGACTCTACTCGTGCATCGTGATCATCCCCGGAGCGCCCACCATTTACGGGCATATACAGCTCGACGTCAAAG TCCCGCCCTCTCCTCCCGTCTGCACCCTGGCAGGAAACCCGGTGGTGAAGGGCAACGTGACTCTGAGCTGCAAGTCCGGTCAAGGGAAGCCCGTCCCGCAGTACAAGTGGACCAAGGCTGCGCCCGTGTCGGAGGTGTTCTTCTCCCCGATGCAGA aatggCGATCTTGTCCCCAGCCCATGCTCGTGTTTGGGTTCATGG ACGAGCGTCACGGCACCCTCAGACTGAGCAACCTCACTAAAGGCATGTCGGGGAAGTACACCTGCCGGGCCAGCAACACCGCCGGCACGGACAGCTGCTCCATTAACCTGGAGGTGATCACCT CGTCCAATGGAGGCGTGATTGCAGCGGCGACGCTGGGCTCGATCGTGGGACTGGTCGCCATGGTGCTGTTCCTCGTATTCATCCTGAGGAGGAGGCGCGACACCGAAGACGAGATCGCTAATGAGATCAA GGAGGACGCTCTGGCACCGAAGCGTGTATCCTGGGCGAAGAGTACCACCGGCTCGGATGTTTTATCCAAAAACGGCACGCTGTCCTCCATAGCCACCAGTCCCCGACCCCGTGACCCCCACCATCCGCACTTCCACTACCCATACTCCCCCACGTCGGCCTCAGACAGCTCGGTCATCAACGCCTACCAGCTACGACCCGGACAGGCCAACAGCCTCCAGGGACTTCCTGGTTATAACGTTGGCGGCACACCGTCCCGGAAACACAAACGACCCAGCACCAACGGCGGCCCCCCGCAGCTTTTACGGAGCCCATCGGTAGCCACCGCCAACAGGACTGTGGGGGCCCAACCACAGATGCCGCCCCTTGCTGCATCCCCACAGACCAGCTCCTCCACGCTGACGCGCACGGGAGCCGTGGCCGTCATGGTGCCCGCTCAGAGCCAGGCGGGGTCGCTGGTGTAG
- the acad8 gene encoding isobutyryl-CoA dehydrogenase, mitochondrial, with product MAAMAPLGRVVRLCSRICRNQRSVLRGPQRRGIASCIDPAHGLTDEQKEFQKVAFDFAANEMAPHMAEWDQKEVFPVETMRKAAQLGFGGIYVQPDVGGSGLSRLDTSVIFEALSTGCVSTTAYISIHNMCAWMIDTFGNAEQRERFCPDLCSMEKFASYCLTEPGSGSDAASLLTSAQPKGEHYILNGSKAFISGGGDTDVYVVMVRTGGKGARGISCLVVEKDTPGLSFGKKEKKVGWNSQPTRAVIFEDCAVPASNRLGEEGQGFSIAMKGLNGGRINIASCSLGAAHACVQLAKDHLLVRKQFGETLSNNQFLQFKLAEMATRLVASRLLVREAAKALQEGRSDAVSLCSMAKLFATDECFNICNQALQMHGGYGYLKDYAVQQFVRDSRVHQILEGTNEVMRMIISRNLLTES from the exons ATGGCGGCCATGGCACCTTTAGGGCGAGTTGTCAGACTGTGTTCTCGGATCTGCAGAAACCAGCGTTCGGTTCTCAGAGGCCCACAGAGACGAGGAATAGCTTCATGCATTGACC ctgctcatgGACTCACAGATGAACAGAAGGAGTTCCAAAAAGTGGCTTTTGACTTTGCGGCCAATGAAATGGCTCCTCACATGGCCGAATGGGACCAAAAG GAAGTATTTCCCGTGGAGACAATGCGGAAGGCAGCCCAGTTGGGATTCGGCGGTATCTACGTTCAGCCAGACGTGGGAGGATCCGGTCTTTCCCGCCTGGACACGTCGGTTATTTTTGAGGCCTTGTCCACGGGGTGCGTCAGCACCACGGCGTACATCAGCATCCACAA cATGTGCGCCTGGATGATTGACACTTTCGGAAATGCcgagcagagggagagattcTGTCCTGATCTCTGCTCCATGGAAAAGTTTGCCTCCTATTGCCTCACTGAACCAG GCAGCGGCAGCGACGCCGCCTCGCTCCTGACAAGCGCGCAGCCGAAGGGCGAGCATTACATATTGaacgggtcaaag GCCTTCATCAGCGGTGGCGGAGACACAGACGTGTATGTTGTGATGGTGAGGACCGGAGGGAAAGGAGCAAGAGGCATCTCGTGCTTGGTGGTTGAGAAGGACACACCAGGCCTCAGCTTCggcaaaaaagagaagaag gtgggATGGAACTCTCAGCCCACCAGGGcggtgatctttgaggactgcGCCGTTCCAGCGAGCAACCGGCTCGGCGAGGAAGGTCAAGGCTTTAGCATCGCCATGAAAGGCCTGAACGGAGGCAGGATTAACATCG CCTCCTGTTCTCTGGGGGCGGCGCACGCCTGCGTACAGCTGGCAAAAGATCACCTGTTGGTACGGAAGCAGTTCGGTGAGACGCTGTCCAACAACCAG TTTCTCCAGTTCAAACTGGCAGAAATGGCCACCAGGCTGGTGGCGTCCCGCCTGCTGGTGCGCGAGGCGGCGAAGGCGCTGCAGGAGGGCCGCTCGGACGCCGTGTCCCTCTGCTCCATGGCCAAGCTTTTCGCCACGGACGAATGCTTTAAC ATCTGCAACCAGGCGCTCCAGATGCACGGTGGCTACGGTTACCTGAAAGACTACGCCGTGCAGCAGTTTGTACGAGATAGCCGAGTACATCAAATCCTAGAAG GCACAAATgaggtgatgaggatgattatTTCCAGGAATCTGCTGACGGAGTCGTAA
- the thyn1 gene encoding thymocyte nuclear protein 1 isoform X2, with protein MAPKKRPRMSKKAADAGKADDGGKVSAAEASVGGKRKATGKSKESVKADDPPEHSHWLMKSEPESRFENGIDVKFGIEDLKTMLDQTSCWDGVRNFQARNFMRQMKKGQLAFFYHSNCKEPGIAGLMKVDVQYQRMMKRFIPLSELKKYHLQHRAQGGPLKDMALFTRARLSVQPLTTEEFEFVVSLEDKAPL; from the exons ATGGCGCCAAAGAAAAGACCCAGAATGAGTAAAAAAGCTGCAGATGCAG GCAAAGCCGATGATGGTGGAAAGGTCTCTGCGGCAGAAGCCTCTGTTGGTGGTAAAAGGAAAGCAACTGGAAAATCTAAGGAGAGCGTAAAAGCGGACGACCCTCCGGAGCACAGCCACTGGCTGATGAAGTCCGAGCCCGAGAGCCGCTTCGAGAACGGCATCGACGTGAAG TTCGGGATTGAGGATCTGAAGACTATGTTGGACCAAACCAGCTGCTGGGACGGCGTTCGGAATTTTCAG gcaCGCAATTTTATGAGGCAGATGAAGAAGGGGCAGTTGGCCTTCTTCTACCATAGCAACTGCAAGGAACCGGGAATAGCCGGACTCATGAAG GTTGACGTTCAGTACCAAAGGATGATGAAGCGTTTCATCCCTCTGTCAGAGCTTAAGAAGTACCACCTGCAGCACCGTGCTCAGGGAGGTCCTCTGAAGGACATGGCGCTCTTCACCAGAGCCAGGCTCTCCGTGCAGCCGCTGACCACCG aGGAGTTTGAGTTTGTGGTGAGTCTGGAGGATAAAGCGCCTCTGTGA
- the thyn1 gene encoding thymocyte nuclear protein 1 isoform X1 yields the protein MAPKKRPRMSKKAADAGKADDGGKVSAAEASVGGKRKATGKSKESVKADDPPEHSHWLMKSEPESRFENGIDVKFGIEDLKTMLDQTSCWDGVRNFQARNFMRQMKKGQLAFFYHSNCKEPGIAGLMKIVKEAYVDHTQFDKKDVHFDASSKPDNPKWSMVDVQYQRMMKRFIPLSELKKYHLQHRAQGGPLKDMALFTRARLSVQPLTTEEFEFVVSLEDKAPL from the exons ATGGCGCCAAAGAAAAGACCCAGAATGAGTAAAAAAGCTGCAGATGCAG GCAAAGCCGATGATGGTGGAAAGGTCTCTGCGGCAGAAGCCTCTGTTGGTGGTAAAAGGAAAGCAACTGGAAAATCTAAGGAGAGCGTAAAAGCGGACGACCCTCCGGAGCACAGCCACTGGCTGATGAAGTCCGAGCCCGAGAGCCGCTTCGAGAACGGCATCGACGTGAAG TTCGGGATTGAGGATCTGAAGACTATGTTGGACCAAACCAGCTGCTGGGACGGCGTTCGGAATTTTCAG gcaCGCAATTTTATGAGGCAGATGAAGAAGGGGCAGTTGGCCTTCTTCTACCATAGCAACTGCAAGGAACCGGGAATAGCCGGACTCATGAAG ATCGTTAAGGAAGCGTATGTGGACCACACACAGTTTGATAAGAAAGACGTCCACTTTGACGCCAGCAGTAAGCCTGACAACCCCAAATGGAGCATG GTTGACGTTCAGTACCAAAGGATGATGAAGCGTTTCATCCCTCTGTCAGAGCTTAAGAAGTACCACCTGCAGCACCGTGCTCAGGGAGGTCCTCTGAAGGACATGGCGCTCTTCACCAGAGCCAGGCTCTCCGTGCAGCCGCTGACCACCG aGGAGTTTGAGTTTGTGGTGAGTCTGGAGGATAAAGCGCCTCTGTGA
- the LOC101067556 gene encoding vacuolar protein sorting-associated protein 26B-like translates to MSFFSFGQSAEIDVVLNDAETRKKAEHKSEDGKKDKYFLFYDGETVSGKVNVTLKNPGKRLEHQGIKIEFVGQIELYYDRGNHHEFVSLVKDLARPGEITQSQTFDFEFTHVEKPYESYTGQNVKLRYFLRATVIRRLNDISKELDIVVHTLSTYPELNSSIKMEVGIEDCLHIEFEYNKSKYHLKDVIVGKIYFLLVRIKIKHMEIDIIKRETTGTGPSVYHENDTIAKYEIMDGAPVRGESIPIRLFLAGYDLTPTMRDINKKFSVRYYLNLVLIDEEERRYFKQQEITLWRKGDVVRKSMSHQAAVASQRFEGSAASESALEQAAKEESG, encoded by the exons ATGAGTTTCTTCAGTTTTGGACAAAGTGCAGAAATCGACGTGGTCCTCAACGACGCCGAGACGAGGAAGAAGGCTGAGCACAAGAGCGAAGATGGGAAGAAAGacaaatatttccttttctACGATGGCGAAACCGTGAGTGGGAAGGTGAACGTCACGCTGAAGAACCCCGGAAAGAGGCTGGAGCATCAGGGCATCAAAATCGAGTTTGTGGGCCAGATAG AGCTATATTACGACAGGGGAAACCATCACGAGTTTGTCTCCCTGGTCAAAGATCTTGCCAGACCAGGTGAAATCACTCAGTCGCAGACCTTTGACTTCGAGTTCACCCACGTCGAAAAACCTTACGAGTCCTACACGGGTCAGAACGTCAAGCTGAG ATATTTTCTTCGAGCCACCGTGATCAGAAGACTCAATGACATCAGCAAAGAGTTGGACATTGTTGTCCACACACTCAGCACTTACCCTGAACTCAATTCCTCCATTAAAATGGAAGTGGGCATTGAGGATTGTCTCCATATTGAGTTTGAATACAACAAATCCAa ATACCACCTGAAAGACGTCATTGTGGGGAAAATCTATTTCCTGCTAGTCAGGATTAAGATCAAGCACATGGAGATTGACATCATCAAACGGGAGACGACGGGCACCGGTCCGAGCGTCTACCACGAAAATGACACCATCGCAAAGTACGAGATCATGGATGGAGCTCCAGTCAGGG GCGAGTCCATTCCCATCCGGTTGTTCCTGGCTGGCTACGACCTGACCCCCACGATGCGAGACATCAACAAGAAGTTCTCGGTGCGCTACTACCTGAACCTGGTGCTGATCGACGAAGAGGAGAGGCGCTACTTCAAGCAACAG GAAATCACGCTATGGAGGAAAGGCGACGTGGTGAGGAAGAGCATGTCCCATCAGGCCGCCGTCGCCTCTCAGCGGTTCGAGGGGTCCGCGGCTTCGGAGAGCGCGCTGGAGCAGGCCGCAAAGGAAGAGAGCGGGTAG